A window of the bacterium genome harbors these coding sequences:
- a CDS encoding DUF3795 domain-containing protein, whose translation MMKKVVTDQNLVAYCGLYCGACGAYLKDKCPGCHDNQKAQWCKIRLCCIEKKYSSCAECKEFTNPNDCKKFNNLISKIFGLIFNSDRAACIQQIREIGLLGHAENMASHKRQSIKR comes from the coding sequence ATGATGAAGAAAGTTGTGACAGATCAAAATTTGGTAGCATATTGTGGCCTTTATTGTGGTGCCTGCGGTGCGTATCTTAAAGATAAATGCCCAGGTTGCCACGATAATCAGAAAGCACAATGGTGTAAAATTAGACTGTGCTGTATTGAGAAAAAATACTCATCCTGTGCTGAATGTAAGGAATTCACAAATCCCAATGATTGCAAGAAGTTTAATAATCTTATTTCCAAAATCTTCGGTTTAATCTTTAACTCTGACAGGGCAGCCTGTATTCAACAAATTCGCGAAATTGGACTTTTAGGCCATGCTGAAAATATGGCTTCCCACAAACGTCAATCAATCAAAAGGTAA